The following coding sequences lie in one Falco naumanni isolate bFalNau1 chromosome 18, bFalNau1.pat, whole genome shotgun sequence genomic window:
- the THRA gene encoding thyroid hormone receptor alpha, whose product MEQKPSTLDPLSEPEDTRWLDGKRKRKSSQCLVKTSMSGYIPSYLDKDEQCVVCGDKATGYHYRCITCEGCKGFFRRTIQKNLHPTYSCKYDGCCVIDKITRNQCQLCRFKKCISVGMAMDLVLDDSKRVAKRKLIEENRERRRKEEMIKSLQHRPNPSAEEWELIHVVTEAHRSTNAQGSHWKQKRKFLPEDIGQSPMASMPDGDKVDLEAFSEFTKIITPAITRVVDFAKKLPMFSELPCEDQIILLKGCCMEIMSLRAAVRYDPESETLTLSGEMAVKREQLKNGGLGVVSDAIFDLGKSLSAFNLDDTEVALLQAVLLMSSDRTGLICVEKIEKCQETYLLAFEHYINYRKHNIPHFWPKLLMKVTDLRMIGACHASRFLHMKVECPTELFPPLFLEVFEDQEV is encoded by the exons ATGGAACAGAAGCCCAGCACCCTGGACCCGCTGTCGGAGCCAGAGGACACCCG GTGGCTGGATGGCAAGCGCAAAAGAAAGAGCAGCCAATGTTTGGTGAAGACCAGCATGTCAG ggtACATCCCTAGTTACCTGGACAAAGATGAACAGTGCGTGGTGTGCGGGGACAAAGCCACCGGCTACCACTACCGCTGCATCACCTGCGAGGGCTGCAAG GGCTTTTTCCGTCGGACCATCCAGAAGAACCTGCACCCCACCTACTCCTGCAAGTACGATGGCTGCTGCGTCATCGACAAGATCACCCGCAACCAGTGCCAGCTCTGCCGCTTCAAGAAATGCATCTCCGTGGGCATGGCCATGGACC TGGTGCTGGATGATTCGAAGCGGGTAGCGAAGCGGAAGCTGATCGAGGAGAACCGGGAGCGGCGGCGGAAGGAGGAGATGATCAAGTCGCTGCAGCATCGCCCCAACCCCAGCGCGGAGGAGTGGGAGCTGATCCACGTGGTGACAGAAGCCCACCGCAGCACCAACGCCCAGGGCAGCCACTGGAAGCAGAAGCGGAAATTCCTG CCCGAGGACATCGGCCAGTCACCCATGGCCTCCATGCCTGATGGGGACAAAGTCGACCTGGAGGCGTTCAGCGAGTTTACAAAAATCATCACCCCGGCCATCACCCGCGTGGTCGACTTTGCCAAAAAACTGCCCATGTTTTCGGAG ctgccttgcGAAGACCAGATCATCCTGCTGAAGGGCTGCTGCATGGAGATCATGTCGCTGCGGGCGGCCGTGCGCTACGACCCCGAGAGCGAGACGCTGACGCTCAGCGGGGAGATGGCCGTCAAGCGCGAGCAGCTCAAGAACGGCGGCCTCGGCGTCGTCTCCGATGCCATTTTCGACCTGGGCAAGTCCCTCTCTGCCTTCAACCTGGACGACACCGAGGTGGCCCTgctccaggctgtgctgctcatGTCCTCAG ACCGGACGGGGCTGATCTGCGTGGAGAAGATCGAGAAGTGCCAGGAGACGTACCTGCTGGCCTTCGAGCACTACATCAACTACCGCAAACACAACATTCCCCACTTCTGGCCCAAGCTGCTGATGAAGGTGACGGATCTGCGGATGATCGGCGCCTGCCACGCCAGCCGCTTCCTGCACATGAAGGTGGAGTGTCCCACCGagctcttcccccccctcttcctcGAGGTCTTCGAGGACCAGGAGGTGTAg